Proteins from a single region of Ziziphus jujuba cultivar Dongzao chromosome 1, ASM3175591v1:
- the LOC107434481 gene encoding uncharacterized protein LOC107434481 — MGSECNIPQKLHYDISMSKRTRKPLNTRDANRKYSPPEGDLNGGEEGGGRRESSLDGEENGHKSLKQLINGDGKAVVVIKSGGGDDRHEEISKGRSSLGQHFTEEEKNLQLITTQQKEGLQGRKLKKMVSRYAKVLSHLIKLKRDSSLKESQKKPVLRLTM; from the coding sequence ATGGGAAGTGAGTGCAATATTCCTCAAAAGCTCCATTATGATATTTCCATGTCCAAGAGGACCAGAAAGCCATTGAATACCCGAGATGCCAATCGAAAATATAGTCCTCCGGAAGGTGATCTTAATGGAGGAGAAGAGGGAGGAGGAAGAAGAGAGAGCTCTCTTGATGGGGAAGAAAATGGGCATAAGAGCTTGAAGCAACTCATCAATGGTGATGGAAAAGCAGTGGTGGTGATCAAGTCTGGTGGTGGTGATGATCGTCATGAGGAAATTAGCAAAGGAAGAAGTTCCCTTGGCCAACACTTCACAGAAGAAGAGAAGAATCTACAGCTGATCACAACACAGCAGAAGGAGGGTTTGCAAGGAAGGAAGCTCAAGAAAATGGTGAGTCGTTATGCAAAGGTTTTAAGCCATCTGATTAAGCTCAAGCGTGATTC